The genomic interval GCGATCACGGCGCTGACCGCCCAGAACACAACCGGCGTACAGGGTATTTTTGAAGTAAGCCCGGCATTTCTCGGCCAGCAGATCGACAGCGTCTTTACCGACATCCGGCCTGACGCGGTGAAGATCGGCATGGTCGCGTCCTCCGGCCTCATCGAGGTCATCGCCGAGCGGCTGCAGCACTACGCGGCGCAAAACATCGTCGTCGACCCCGTGATGGTCGCCACGAGCGGCGCGCGGCTCATCTCCGAGGACGCCATCGCCACGCTCGAGGCGCGGCTGCTGCCGCTTGCCACCGTGCTCACGCCCAATATCCCGGAGGCGGAGGTGCTCTCTGGCCTGACCATCGCCTCCCCCGACGACATGATCGCCGCCGGAAAAGCCATCAGCGAGCGCTACGGCTGCGCCGTCCTGTGCAAGGGCGGACACCGGCTCAACGACGCCAACGACCTCCTGTACCGCGGCGGCGGCTACGAGTGGTTCAACGGCAAGCGCATCGACAACCCCAACACCCACGGCACCGGCTGCACGCTCTCGAGCGCCATCGCGGCCAACCTTGCCAAGGGCTTTGATCTCGACACGGCCGTCCGCCGCGCGAAGGACTATCTCTCCGGCGCGCTGGCCGCCATGCTCGACCTCGGCGCGGGCTCCGGCCCGATGGACCATGCGTTCGACCTGAAGCCGGAATACCGGCAGGAGGCCTGAGCGTGAAAAAGACTTCCAGCTTCCAGAACAGCCTCATCTGGTTTGGCGCGGCCGTGTCCATCGCGGAGATCCTCACGGGCACGTACTTTGCGCCCCTCGGCTTCACGAAGGGCCTGCTCGCCATCCTCGTCGGCCATGTCATCGGCTGCGCGATGTTCTTCTTCGCGGGCCTCATCGGCGGCCGCACCGGCCGCAGCGCCATGGGCACGGTCGAGCTGAGCTTCGGCCGCATCGGCTGCCTGTTTTTCGCCGCGCTCAACGTGCTGCAGCTCGTCGGCTGGACGGCCATCATGATCTATGACGGCGCACTGGCCACGAACACCGTGCTCGGCATCGGCAAGTGGGTGTGGTGTCTCGTCATCGGCGGGCTCATCGTGGTGTGGATCGCCGTCGGCATCAAGAACCTCAGCTGGATCAACAAGATCGCCATGGCGGCGCTGTTCATCCTCTCGATCGTGTTGTGCGTGGTGGTGTTCCGCGGCGGCACGCCCGTCACCGCGCCGGACGATAGCCTGAGCTTCGGCGCAGCGGTCGAGCTGGCCGTGGCCATGCCGCTGTCGTGGCTGCCGCTCATCTCCGACTACACGCGCGAGGCCGAAAAGCCCTTCGCCGCCACGCTCTCGAGCACGCTCACCTACGGCGTCGTGAGCTGCTGGATGTACGTCATCGGCATGGGCGCCGCCATCTTCACCGGCGAGGGCGACATTGCGCTCATCATGGTCAAGGCCGGCCTCGGCGTGGCCGCGCTGCTCATCCTCATCCTCTCGACCGTCACGACGACGTTCCTCGATGCATACAGCGCCGGCATCTCCGCCGAGTCCCTGTCGAAGAAGATCAACGGCAAGTACGCCGCGCTCATCGTGACCGTCATCGGCACGGTCTGCGCCATCTGCTTCCCGATGGACGACATCACGAACTTCCTGTACCTGATTGGCTCGGTGTTCGCGCCGATGATCGCCATCCAGATCACGGACTTCTTCCTGCTCCGACGCGGCGGCGTGAGCGGCAGGCTCGATGTGTGCAACGCCGTCGTCTGGGTGCTGGGCTTCGTGCTCTACCGCGTGCTCATGACCGTGGACATCCCGGTCGGCAACACCCTGCCCGACATGGCCGGCACGATGCTCCTGTGCCTGATCGCGCACAAGATCGTCCCGGATAAGACCAGGGCTGCCTGAAGCCTTTTGCGAAAATTGCCAAGCCGAAAACGCCCGCACACCGTGCGGGCGTTTTTGCGTGTCAAACAGAGTTTTGACACGCTCAAACGAGACCCACTGCGTTGGGCTCTCGTTTGAAAAGATCGCGGCTCGCTGCAGCGCACGCGCCGTGCGCGCACGTTTGCGAGCCGAGCGGTATTTTCTCCGCCGCGCATGTCGCCGGAGAAAATGATCAGACTTTCTTTCGCCGCTGCGGCGGCGAAACTCTACGAGGTCTTTGAAAAGCTGCCGAAAACGCCCGCACGATGTGCGGGCGTTTTTGCGTACAGGCGCAAACGCTGCGAGACTTTTTGCGTCTTGAATTCCCAGCAAAGCCGTGTTATTTTAAGGGCAGAAAACACTTTCAGGGAGGCAGGCATATGAAAGATCTCAAACCGACGTGCCGCATCGCCGTGGTGCAGGCGGCGCCGGTGCTGTTTGACAAGACCGCGTGCACGGACAAGGCCGTGCGCCTGATCGCGGAGTGCGCGCAGCATGGCGCAGAGCTCATCGTGTTCCCGGAGCTGTTCATCCCCGGCTACCCGTACGGCATGACGTTCGGCTTCACGGTCGGCGCGCGCAATGAAGACGGCCGCAAGGACTGGCAGCTGTACTGCGGCAACTCCATTGTCGTACCCGGGCCGGAGACGGAGCGCCTCGCCGCGGCGGCAAAGGCCGCGGGCGCGTATGTGAGCATCGGCGTGTCGGAGCGCGACGGCGTGACGGGCACGCTCTATAACTCCAATCTCATCTTCTGCCCGGACGGCACGCTCGCCCCCGTGCACCGCAAGCTCAAGCCCACCGGGGCAGAGCGCGTGGTCTGGGGCGACGCCGACCGCGGGTATTTCCCGGTCGTGGACACGCCGTGGGGCCCGATGGGCAGCCTCATCTGCTGGGAGAGCTATATGCCGCTGGCGCGCACGGCGCTGTATGAAAAGGGCGTGACGCTCTACATCTCGCCGAACACGAACGACAACCCCGAGTGGCAGGCCACCGTGCAGCACATCGCGCTCGAGGGCCGGTGCTATTTCATCAACTGCGACATGGTCTTTCACCGCGCGGACTACCCCACCGGGCTGCACTGCCCGGATGAGATCGCGCGCCTGAACGACATTCCCTGCCGCGGCGGCAGCTGCATCGTCGACCCCTACGGGCACTATGTCGTGCAGCCGGTGTGGGACAGCGAGGACATTCTCTACGCCGATCTCGATATGCAGCGCGTGCCCGCGAGCCGCATGGAGCTCGACGTGTGCGGCCACTACGCGCGGCCGGACGTGCTGCGCCTGACCGTGCAGGACGCATAAAAGGAGCGCGCGTATGAAGCTTGCCATGGCGCAGATGTCCATGACCGGGAGCATGGACGAAAACCTGAAAAGATCCCTCGCCTTCTGCGACGCCGCCGCGGGCAGCGACCTGCTGTTTTTCCCCGAGGTGCAGCTCACGCCATTCTTCCCGCAGTATGCGGGCCGGAACGTGGACGCCTATGTCGTCCCGGCGGGCAGCCCGACGGTGCGGGCCTTCGCGGACAAGGCGCGCGCGCATGGGTTCTACCTCTCGCCGAATATGTACCTCGAGCAGGACGGCCGGCGCTATGACGCCTCCCTCTGGCTGACGCCGGAGGGGAACTGCGCGGGCGTGGCCAAGATGGTGCACATCATGCAGGCGGCGCAGTTTTACGAGCGCGACTACTACACGCCGTCCGAGGAGGGCTTTCTCGTGTTCGGCACGCCGTGGGGCCGCGTCGGCATCGTGATCTGCTTTGACCGGCACCTGCCGGAGAGCATCCGCACGTGCGCGCTCAAGGGGGCGGATCTCGTCATCATCCCGACGGCGAACACGAAGACCGAGCCCATGGAGCTCTTCGAGTGGGAGATCCGCGTGCAGGCGATGCAGAACCAGATCTTCGTCGCCATGTGCAACCGCGTGGGGCGCGAGGACGGGATGGACTTCGCCGGCGAGTCGCTCATCGTGCACCCGAGCGGCGACGTGATCTATAAGGCCGACGACCGCGAGCAGCTCATCGTGCAGGAGCTCGACCTCGCCGAGGCGCGGCTCTGGCGCGAGCAAAAGCGCCCGTACCTCAGGCAGCGGCGGCCGGAGTGCTATCTGTAAAAAGAACGATCCCTGCGTCGGAAGTCCGGCGCAGGGATCGTTTCTTATTTATATTCCGGGCACTGGTAGCGGGGCTTGCCCTGACTCTTATGCCCGTACTCGATGGCGGACACCGGGCAGCCGCAGATGCAGGCCATGCAGTGCGTGCACGCGCCATTCCAGTGCGGGCGGCGCTCAACGATGTCGATGCCGTTGACCGGGCAGCTCAGCGCGCACTTGCCGCAGCCGATGCACGCATCCGAGACCGTGAACGGCCCGGACTTGACAAACCACCGATAAAAGATCGTGTTCACCGGCCCGGTCTTGAACCGGTCGAGCAGGCCGACCCTCGGCGCCGGGAACGGCTCGCCGCGCTGCACGCAGGCGATGCCCCCGTCGATGGACGGCTGCGCCGCCGCGATGATCTGCGCCGACTCCTCCGCGCCGGGCACGTAAAACATGGCGACGTAATTTTCCGGCATGACGACCTGCAGCACGCCCTGGTAATCGAGCCCGATATCCGCGCACAGCGCCGCGATGCGGCTGCCGGCGTTGCCGATCTCGCTGCCGCAGGTCATGACAAAATACGCCTTCCGGCTGCCGGTAAAACGGCCGCGGCGGAGAAAGTCCGCAAAAATGTGCGGGATCTGCCAGCCGTACGTCGGTGAGACGAACACCCACGGCCGGTCAGAATGCAGGTCGGCGGGCGTGTCGTTTTTGATGTATTCATTCGCGGTGATGAGATCATCGCCGAGGGCGGCGGCGAAGCGCTGGGCAACATAGCGGCTGTTGCCGGTGCCGGTGTAATAGACGATCATGGTGCTTCCCCCAAAGTATGATTTTTGCCCAGTATAGCACACCCGCGCCCCGATTTCCAGCCGGACGTTGTGTCCGCGCGCCCGGTGTGCTACAATGGGGAAAACACCGCGACTTATGGGAGGGACCGCATTTGTATTGGTATACCATCGGGCAGACGCTCACGCAGCAGGAGCACGCGCCCGCGCCGGAGCAGCCCGCCGTCGTGCTGCTGACATCCGAAGAGCTGTCGCACCAGCCGGCGCTGCCCGGTCTGGAGCGGACGCTGCACCACACACCGCCGGCGCGCGACGCACGCGTGTGCAAGGCCGAGGTGCGCTCGGACTGTCTGGCAGGCACGCTCGTGCTGCCGCGCCAGGGCAAGGACGGCAAGCCGCTCGCCTGCGGCTATCTCGTCACGGGCACGCGCGTCGTGCTCGTGGACGACGAGAGCGCGCTGCAGGGGCTGCTGCGCCGCATCGCCCGGGAAAAGCGCTGGACCGACGGCAGCGTCGGCCGGTTTCTCTACGACTTTTTTGAGCAGCTCATCGCCCGCGACCTGCACCAGCTCGAAAAGATCGAGGACCGCATCGAGGCGCTCGAGGATCAGGTGCTGGCGCACGAGCTGGACGATTTCTCCGCGCCGATGACCGCGCTGCGCAAGGAGACCATGGCGTGGTTTCGCTATTACTCCCAGCTCGACGACGTGGCGTGCGAGCTGCACGAGAACGAAAACGGCTTTTTCACCGACAGCGAGCAGCTGCTGTTTCGCATGTTCGAGGACCGGGTCATCCGCCTGCGCGAGGAGTCGCAGCTGCTGCGCGAATCGTGCGCACAGCTGCAGAGCCTGTTTCAGGCCGAGATCGACACGCGGCAAAACCGCATCATGCAGATCCTGACGATCGTGACGACGATCTTCCTGCCGCTGACGCTGCTCGTCGGGTGGTACGGCATGAACTTTGTCGGCATGCCGGAGCTGACGTGGAAGTACGGCTACCCCGTCGTCATCATCGTGAGCATCGTGACCGTGGGCATCAGCCTGTGGGTGTGCAAGAAGAAAAAGTTCTGGTGACGAAAACGCCGGCTGAGGAAACCCTCAGCCGGTGCTTTTTATTTCCCCGCGCGCTCGGCAAAGTGCTCCGGGTTCTCGATCGACGTCAGCCGCAGCGGGAACGCCTGCTGCCCGAGGTCTGCGTAGGTGATGATCCACTCGCCGGAGTCGATCATCATCGCCATCGACAGCAGGTCGGAACAGTCGGCCGTGCCCTGCGCGCCCACCGGGAGCGCGCCGACGTTCACACCGTCTGCGTCGCCGAAATCGAGCACTTTCACTTCCAGCGTTTTCGCGTCCTTGTCGCGCGAGAGCACCTCCACGCGCAGGTAGGCATAGCCCCCGTCGAGCGGGAGGTCGCTCATGTCCGGGGCGGGCGTGGCCTCCGCCGCGCCGCCGGCGGCGCAGCCCGTGCACAGCAGCACGAGCGCGAGCAAAAGGGGTAGGATACGGATAGACTTCATGCGTTTTCTCCTTTCAAACCGTCGCGGTAGAGCTCTCCGGGAGCGACGATGTGACCATTACGGACGGCACGCTCGACATTTCAAAATGCTACGAGGGCATCGAGGGTCAGACCATCGACATTTCCGGCGGCACGATCGACATCGTCTCCAGCGGCGACGGGCTCAACGCCGCAGGCGGCGCAGACCAGAGCGGCTTCGGCGGCAGAGGGCCGGACAGCAGCGGCGGCAACATGGGCACGCCCCTGCCCCTTCCGTGCAGGGGCGTGCTGACTTTCTGTTTTCTGTTATACCATCGCTGCGGGCGTTTGCCCATATACGCGCGTGTGCACGAGCGTCTCGATCGCGCGCAGCTCGGCGGGCGTGCGCGCGCCGCCGGTCGTGAGCAGGTGCAGCGGGATTGGGCTGCCGCCCGGCGTGAGCGCCGGCTGGAAGTAAGGGTAATCCGCGTTGACCGTAAAGCCGTGCCGCTCGTAAAACCCGATGCGCCGCGCGGCCAGCTCCGTCTCTGGCAGCTCCGCCTCCAGGCAGGCGGGCTTATCAAAGCGCGCGAGCAGCGCGTCGAGCATCTGCCCGCCGATGCCGCCATTGCGGCAGGCGGGATCTACGGCAAAGTGCTCGAAAAAGGCAAAGCCGCCAAAGTCCCACGACGCCATCAGCGCCTGCACGCCGCCGGACGGCGCGCGCAGAATGTCGATCTGATAGGCGCTGTCCGCAAGCAGCGCGCGCTGCCCCGCCTTATCCCGCCGCTCCCCGGCCGGGAAGCTCCGGGCCAGCAAACGGAAAACCGCGTCAAAGTCCTCCGGGCGCATACGCTCGATGGGCATCATTCCGCGTCCTCCTTTTCCATCTCGGCCATCTCGCCGCGCTCGCGGTAGCAGTCGGCAAACGTGTGCTCCACACCGCCGGATTTGTAGCCGACCATGGTGTCAAGGCAGACGGAGTGAATGCTGTGGAAAATGCTCTTTTCAATGTCGGGATTCGTGCGCCGCAGCTCGCGCAGCAGCAGCTTGACCTCCTGCCGCTTGGAGCTGCTGCCGTCGCTGCCGTGCGCAGCCGCGCGCTCGGTAAAGCGGCAGGCGCACTGGATGAACTCCAGACCGTTATAGCGCTGCCAGGCGATGATGTCGTCCTCGTGGATGCAGTACATGGGGCGGATGAGCTCCATGCCCGGGAAATTGCGGCTGCGCAGCTTCGGCGGCATGGCCTGCAGCTGCGAGCCGTAGAACATGCCCATGACGGTCGTCTCGACCACGTCGCTGAAGTGGTGGCCAAGGGCGATCTTGTTGCAGCCGAGCTCGCGCGCCTTGCTGTAGAGATAGCCGCGGCGCATGCGCGCGCAGAGGTAGCACGGCGACTGCTCGATGCCGCTCGTGACATCGAAAATGTTTGTCTCAAAGATCGTGACCGGGATGTGCAGCAGCGCCGCGTTGCTCTCGATCTTCTGCCGGTTGACGGCGTTGTAGCCGGGGTCCATGACGAGATCAATGACCTCGAACGGCACGTCGCTGTGCCGCTGCAGCAGCTGCAGAAGCTTGGCCATGAGCATGGAGTCTTTGCCGCCGGAGATGCACACCGCGATCCGGTCGCCGGGGGCGATGAGTTCGTACTGCTTGATGGCGGTGATGAACGGCGTCCAGAGCACCTTGTGGAATTTTTTCTGGATGCTGCGCTCGATCAGCTGATAGGGTTCGAGTTGTCTGCTCATGTTGATCGCTCCCGCTTGTAAAGAGTGCCCCTCCCTTTTGGGGCTACCCGGTAGGATACCACATCGGGGCGCGGATGGCAAGCCGCGCTTGCCAAATCCGGCACGCAGCGCTATCATAGAGGCATCTACTTTGTCAGGAGGCAAGCGCCATGCCCAAACAGGCACTCATCATGATCGACATGCAACGGGGCTTTCTCGACAGCGCGTCCCCGCTGTGCATCCCGGCGGCGGAGGAGACCGTGCCCGCGTGCGCGGCGCTCATCGGCCGCTGCCACGAAGCGGGCGTTCCCGTCATCTACGCCGTGCGCCACTACCGGGCCGACGGCACGGACGTGGAAAAGCCGCGCGCGGCCGCGTGGGCTTCCGGCGGCAAGCCGCTCTCGGAGGACTGCGCCGCGCACCTGTCGGATGCGTTTCCGGACGCATTCACCGTCCTGCCGCAGGACTATGTGCTCGTAAAGCCCCGGTTCTCAGCGTTTTTCCACACAGGGCTCGACCTCATCTTGCGCCGGCTCGGCGTGCAGACCGTCCTGCTCGCGGGCACAACCACGCCCAACTGCATCCGCACAACGTGCTATGACGCCATCTCGCTCGACTATGACGCCGTCGTGCTCTCGGACTGCACATCGTCCGTCACCGATGCCGTGCAGGCAGGCAACCTCGCCGATATGCAGCGCGTGGGCGCCGTCGTCTGTGCAAGCACGGAGCTGACGCTCGCATAACCTCAGATAAACCAGCGGCCCCGGGTGCAGATCGCACCCGGGGTCGTTTTCGCAATTCGTCAGGGCGCAGTCGAGATGCGTGTGATGTTCAGGCCGCACTCGCCGACCTCCACACTGCCGTCCTTGAGCGAGATATACGGCGAAAAGTCCACCGTCTCGCCGCCCGACGTGATCGAGACCGTCACGTCCGGGAAAATGTCGCTGACGTTGCAGCCGATGACGAAGGCATCGCCGTTCGTCTGCTCATAAAAGAGCGTTTTGGAGTCGGTGACCATATCGTTTTTGTACAGGCGCACGGTCGCGTTCGGGTCGCGCGGGATGATGAGATAAAAGTCCCCGTCCGAGATGTGGTGCACCGGCAGCTCCCGGCCGCCGAAATACGTCTGCTGGAAGAAATCCAGATCCGTCGGCGCCTGATAGCCGAGGTAGGCCGCGGCATAGAGCTGGCCGTCCGTATACGGCAGGGTGCTCAGCGGGTCTGGCGTCGGCGTCGGCGTGGCCGCCGCCTCCTGCGCGGGGGTGGGCGTCGCGTCCGGGGTCTGCGCCGCAGTGCCGCAGCCGGCCAGCAGCAGCGCGCAGAACAGAAGGGTCGAGAGGATCGTTCGCTGTTTCATAGGTCGCCATCCTTTCTGAATCAAAATGGTATGATTACGTTTCGTGCGCGTGGTCATAAATTGGCTGGATATCCGGCGGCAGATGATCCGGCAGCATGGCGTGCACGCGGTCCTCACTGCCGTCGCGCATGGCCTGCTCATAGTACCAGCATTTGAAGCGGATCATGTCGAGCGATTTTTGCAGGCGCGCGATCTCCGCCTCCACCCGCTCGGCCTGCTGCACAAAGAGCGCGTGCCGCTGCGGGTACGTCTCGCTCCCCTGCGCACACCATTCCATAAACTGCTTGATCTCCTTAATTTCCAGCCCCGAGCGCTTGAGGCACTCGATCACGCGCAGCGCCTCGAGCTCCTGCTCGCCGAAGCGGCGGATGCCCGACGTGCGCGTGAGCGCCGGGAACAGCCCCTCCTTATCATAATACCGCAGCGTGGAGACCGGCAGATCAAACTGCTCCGACACCTGTCCGATCGTATACATGGGATCACCTCGAAAAAAATTCGCGAAAAAATGCTTGACCTGAAGTCAGCTTCAGGTTGTATGCTTAGGATATCAGATCACAGCGGCCGTGTCAACGCCCTTTTCCCGTCGGACTACGCATTCCGCGACATTTACCTGCTCGCCTCGGCGACCGAGGACGAGCCGGATACGGACGAGCGCGCCATCCACGGGCTCGAAGGCTGGATCGCGTGCTACGAAAAGTGCCGCCTCGCCGGGACGGTGTTCGCCGGCGGCGTGACCGAGCCGGGCGCGATCGCCGGCCACCCCGCACTTGAGCCCGCCCGCGCCATGGGCGCAGCCATCGCATAAAACCGATACAGGAGGTATATAACCATGAACAGCACCCTGACCCTCACCCGGGAATGGGACAAGACGTTCCCGCAAAACGCCGCCGTTGACCACTGCAAGGTCACGTTTCACAACCGCTTCGGCATCGAGCTCGCGGCCGATCTTTACAAGCCGAAAAACGCCGCCGGAAAGCGCGCCGCCGTGGCCGTGAGCGGCCCGTTCGGCGCGGTGAAGGAGCAGAGCTCCGGCCTGTACGCGCAGGAGCTCGCCGCGCGCGGATTTCTGGCCGTCGCCTTTGACCCGTCGTACACCGGCGAGAGCGGCGGCACGCCGCGCTATGTCGCCTCGCCCGACATCAACACCGAGGACTTTTCCGCCGCGGTCGACTTCCTGTCCGTGCGCGATGATGTCGACCCGGAGCGCATCGGCATCCTCGGCATCTGCGGCTGGGGCGGCATGGCGCTCAACGCCGCCGCCATCGACACGCGCATCAAGGCCACCGTCACGTCCACGATGTACGACATGACCCGTGTGACCGCCAACGGCTACTTTGACGCCGACGACAATCCGGACGCCCGTTATGCCCTGCGTCAGGCACTCAATGCGCAGCGCACCGCCGACTACAAGGCCGGCACGTATCAGCGCGCGGGCGGCGTGGTCGACCCCGTGCCGGACGACGCGCCGTTTTTCGTCAAGGACTACCACGACTACTACAAGACCCCGCGCGGCTACCACCCGCGCTCGCTCAACTCCACCGACGGCTGGAACGTCACGTCCCCGCTGCCGCTGCTCAACGCGAAGCTGCTCGCCTACGCCGATGAGATCCGCAGCGCCGTGCTCGTCATCCACGGCGACAAGGCGCACTCGTGCTACTTCAGCCGCGACGCCTTTGCCCGGCTGCAGGGCGGCAACAAGGAGCTGCTGCTCATCCCCGGCGCTGTGCACACCGATCTCTACGACCGAATGGACATCATCCCGTTCGACCGCATCGAAGCATTTTACCGTCAGTATCTGAAATAAGGAGGTATCATCATGGTCAAACAGACTGCGGGCAGAGACGCCCTGCATGATTTTGCACCCAAATTTGCCGAGCTCAATGACGACGTGCTCTTCGGCGAGGTCTGGTCGCGCGAGGGACAGCTGCCGCTCAAGCTGCGCTCGATCGTCACGATCACGGCGCTCATCAGCAAGGGCATCACGGACAGCTCCCTCACCTACCACCTCACGACCGCGAAGCAAAACGGCGTGACGAAGGCCGAAATGGCCGAGCTCCTCACGCACCTCGCCTTCTACGCCGGCTGGCCGAACGCCTGGGCCGCCTTCCGGCAGGCGAAGGAGGTCTACGCCGACGGCAGCGCGGACGCAAACGGCGGTCTCTTCGGCCTCGGCGAGCCGAACACGGCCTACGCGCAGTACTTCACCGGCGAGAGCTTCCTTAACCCGCTGACCGACCCGACGAAGACCGTTTTCCTCGCAAACGTCACCTTCTCCCCCGCCTGCCGCAACAACTGGCACATCCACCACGCGAAGTCCGGCGGCGGCCAGCTGCTGCTGTGCACGGACGGTCTGGGCTGGTATCAGGAGGCGGGAAAGCCCGCACAGGCCCTGCACCCCGGCGACGTCGTGACCATCCCGGCCGGGGTCAAGCACTGGCACGGCGCGCAGAAGGACTGCTGGTTCAGCCACATCGCCGTCGAGTGCCCCGGCGAGGAGACGAGCAACGAATGGTGCGAGCCCGTCACGGACGCGGAATACGCCGCACTCGACGCCGACTGTGCACAAAACCCGTGATTTTGGGCTTCCCGGCACACATTTTCTGCATACCGCCACTTGTTCTTCCCCCTACAACCGTGGTATGATATAGCATCCGCAAAACCCGGAGCGCTTTGCGCTCCGGGTTTTGCCGGTTCAGATCACAAAAAGGCATTTCCCGCTGTGCAGATTCCGGAGCAGCGGGGGAGCTCGAGGGGGCAAGGCCCGCCTCGATTCCGATCTGCGGCGCGGGCAAATTTGCCGCGCCGTCCGGAGCGCTTTGCGCTCCGGGTTTTGCTTTTTGAAAGGGTGATAACATCATGATCCACGGTTTTCTCAAAGCCTGCACGGTCTCGCCTGCGCTGCGCGTGGCCGACTGCGCGTTCAACACACAGCAGACCATCGCCGCCATGCAGCGCGCGGCGTTGGATGGCGCGCAGCTGGCGGTGTTCCCCGAACTGGGGCTGACCGGCTACACGTGCGGCGACCTGTTTTTCCAGCAGCCGCTCCAGCGCGCCGCGGCCAAAGGGCTCGCCGCCGTGCTGGAGGCGAGCGCTGGGCTCGACCTTGTCGCACTCGTGGGCCTGCCCGTCGCGGTGGACGGCAAGCTCTATAACTGCGCCGCCGTCGTCTGCCACGGGAAGCTGCTGGGTCTGGTGCCGAAAACGCACCTGCCGAACTACGGCGAGTTTTACGAAAAGCGGCAGTTCAACCCCGCACCCGCCGGCGTGCGCACGCTGCGCTTTGCCGGGCAGGAGGTGCCGTTCGGCACGCAGCTGCTGTTTCGCTGCGCGGAGATGCCGGAGTTTTGCCTCGCGGC from Clostridiales bacterium carries:
- a CDS encoding carbon-nitrogen hydrolase family protein, which codes for MKDLKPTCRIAVVQAAPVLFDKTACTDKAVRLIAECAQHGAELIVFPELFIPGYPYGMTFGFTVGARNEDGRKDWQLYCGNSIVVPGPETERLAAAAKAAGAYVSIGVSERDGVTGTLYNSNLIFCPDGTLAPVHRKLKPTGAERVVWGDADRGYFPVVDTPWGPMGSLICWESYMPLARTALYEKGVTLYISPNTNDNPEWQATVQHIALEGRCYFINCDMVFHRADYPTGLHCPDEIARLNDIPCRGGSCIVDPYGHYVVQPVWDSEDILYADLDMQRVPASRMELDVCGHYARPDVLRLTVQDA
- a CDS encoding MerR family transcriptional regulator; translation: MYTIGQVSEQFDLPVSTLRYYDKEGLFPALTRTSGIRRFGEQELEALRVIECLKRSGLEIKEIKQFMEWCAQGSETYPQRHALFVQQAERVEAEIARLQKSLDMIRFKCWYYEQAMRDGSEDRVHAMLPDHLPPDIQPIYDHAHET
- a CDS encoding carbon-nitrogen hydrolase family protein, which codes for MKLAMAQMSMTGSMDENLKRSLAFCDAAAGSDLLFFPEVQLTPFFPQYAGRNVDAYVVPAGSPTVRAFADKARAHGFYLSPNMYLEQDGRRYDASLWLTPEGNCAGVAKMVHIMQAAQFYERDYYTPSEEGFLVFGTPWGRVGIVICFDRHLPESIRTCALKGADLVIIPTANTKTEPMELFEWEIRVQAMQNQIFVAMCNRVGREDGMDFAGESLIVHPSGDVIYKADDREQLIVQELDLAEARLWREQKRPYLRQRRPECYL
- a CDS encoding EFR1 family ferrodoxin (N-terminal region resembles flavodoxins. C-terminal ferrodoxin region binds two 4Fe-4S clusters.) is translated as MIVYYTGTGNSRYVAQRFAAALGDDLITANEYIKNDTPADLHSDRPWVFVSPTYGWQIPHIFADFLRRGRFTGSRKAYFVMTCGSEIGNAGSRIAALCADIGLDYQGVLQVVMPENYVAMFYVPGAEESAQIIAAAQPSIDGGIACVQRGEPFPAPRVGLLDRFKTGPVNTIFYRWFVKSGPFTVSDACIGCGKCALSCPVNGIDIVERRPHWNGACTHCMACICGCPVSAIEYGHKSQGKPRYQCPEYK
- the thiD gene encoding bifunctional hydroxymethylpyrimidine kinase/phosphomethylpyrimidine kinase encodes the protein MKTALTIAGSDSSGGAGIQADLKAMTMNGVFAMSAITALTAQNTTGVQGIFEVSPAFLGQQIDSVFTDIRPDAVKIGMVASSGLIEVIAERLQHYAAQNIVVDPVMVATSGARLISEDAIATLEARLLPLATVLTPNIPEAEVLSGLTIASPDDMIAAGKAISERYGCAVLCKGGHRLNDANDLLYRGGGYEWFNGKRIDNPNTHGTGCTLSSAIAANLAKGFDLDTAVRRAKDYLSGALAAMLDLGAGSGPMDHAFDLKPEYRQEA
- the cytX gene encoding putative hydroxymethylpyrimidine transporter CytX, translating into MSVKKTSSFQNSLIWFGAAVSIAEILTGTYFAPLGFTKGLLAILVGHVIGCAMFFFAGLIGGRTGRSAMGTVELSFGRIGCLFFAALNVLQLVGWTAIMIYDGALATNTVLGIGKWVWCLVIGGLIVVWIAVGIKNLSWINKIAMAALFILSIVLCVVVFRGGTPVTAPDDSLSFGAAVELAVAMPLSWLPLISDYTREAEKPFAATLSSTLTYGVVSCWMYVIGMGAAIFTGEGDIALIMVKAGLGVAALLILILSTVTTTFLDAYSAGISAESLSKKINGKYAALIVTVIGTVCAICFPMDDITNFLYLIGSVFAPMIAIQITDFFLLRRGGVSGRLDVCNAVVWVLGFVLYRVLMTVDIPVGNTLPDMAGTMLLCLIAHKIVPDKTRAA
- a CDS encoding tRNA 2-thiocytidine biosynthesis protein TtcA; protein product: MSRQLEPYQLIERSIQKKFHKVLWTPFITAIKQYELIAPGDRIAVCISGGKDSMLMAKLLQLLQRHSDVPFEVIDLVMDPGYNAVNRQKIESNAALLHIPVTIFETNIFDVTSGIEQSPCYLCARMRRGYLYSKARELGCNKIALGHHFSDVVETTVMGMFYGSQLQAMPPKLRSRNFPGMELIRPMYCIHEDDIIAWQRYNGLEFIQCACRFTERAAAHGSDGSSSKRQEVKLLLRELRRTNPDIEKSIFHSIHSVCLDTMVGYKSGGVEHTFADCYRERGEMAEMEKEDAE
- a CDS encoding cobalt transporter, encoding MYWYTIGQTLTQQEHAPAPEQPAVVLLTSEELSHQPALPGLERTLHHTPPARDARVCKAEVRSDCLAGTLVLPRQGKDGKPLACGYLVTGTRVVLVDDESALQGLLRRIAREKRWTDGSVGRFLYDFFEQLIARDLHQLEKIEDRIEALEDQVLAHELDDFSAPMTALRKETMAWFRYYSQLDDVACELHENENGFFTDSEQLLFRMFEDRVIRLREESQLLRESCAQLQSLFQAEIDTRQNRIMQILTIVTTIFLPLTLLVGWYGMNFVGMPELTWKYGYPVVIIVSIVTVGISLWVCKKKKFW
- a CDS encoding cysteine hydrolase; protein product: MPKQALIMIDMQRGFLDSASPLCIPAAEETVPACAALIGRCHEAGVPVIYAVRHYRADGTDVEKPRAAAWASGGKPLSEDCAAHLSDAFPDAFTVLPQDYVLVKPRFSAFFHTGLDLILRRLGVQTVLLAGTTTPNCIRTTCYDAISLDYDAVVLSDCTSSVTDAVQAGNLADMQRVGAVVCASTELTLA
- a CDS encoding GNAT family N-acetyltransferase, translating into MMPIERMRPEDFDAVFRLLARSFPAGERRDKAGQRALLADSAYQIDILRAPSGGVQALMASWDFGGFAFFEHFAVDPACRNGGIGGQMLDALLARFDKPACLEAELPETELAARRIGFYERHGFTVNADYPYFQPALTPGGSPIPLHLLTTGGARTPAELRAIETLVHTRVYGQTPAAMV